From the Brassica napus cultivar Da-Ae chromosome A8, Da-Ae, whole genome shotgun sequence genome, one window contains:
- the LOC106359599 gene encoding uncharacterized protein LOC106359599: protein MASKKPVNRPSVRHPSHNHPLRVFKAQNEDEIICSGCELDLTGQAFKCTKDCDYFLHKLCFDLPCEINHKSHPDHPITLFYSPPYDHQSYECDACGEYGSGFTYNCSVCKYDVHVGCAFIPETVDREDHKHPLTLLYKIPCEDGKIYVCDVCEEEVSENLWTYYCKECDYGTHVHSCALDEDYEEEEEENRESSSAASRMKSLMKAQDEMAAMKLESRMKKAANNAIIYSIR from the coding sequence ATGGCTTCCAAAAAACCTGTTAACCGCCCATCAGTTAGGCACCCGAGTCACAACCATCCATTGCGCGTCTTTAAGGCCCAAAATGAAGATGAGATTATCTGTTCAGGATGCGAGCTCGACCTAACCGGACAAGCTTTCAAGTGTACGAAGGACTGTGATTACTTCTTGCACAAGTTATGTTTTGACCTACCTTGTGAAATCAATCACAAGTCTCATCCTGACCATCCCATAACCCTGTTTTATTCTCCACCTTATGATCATCAGTCTTACGAGTGTGACGCTTGCGGTGAGTACGGATCAGGATTCACTTACAATTGTTCTGTGTGTAAATACGACGTTCATGTCGGATGTGCTTTCATCCCTGAGACAGTGGACCGTGAAGACCACAAACACCCACTCACTCTACTTTACAAGATTCCTTGCGAAGATGGCAAGATATACGTATGTGATGTTTGTGAAGAAGAGGTATCGGAGAATCTTTGGACTTATTACTGCAAAGAATGTGATTACGGTACGCATGTGCATTCTTGCGCCCTtgatgaagattatgaggaggaagaggaggagaatcGAGAATCCAGCTCCGCGGCTTCAAGGATGAAGTCGTTGATGAAGGCTCAAGACGAGATGGCGGCGATGAAGCTCGAGTCACGTATGAAGAAAGCCGCTAATAATGCTATTATTTATTCCataagatga